Proteins encoded by one window of Microcebus murinus isolate Inina chromosome 2, M.murinus_Inina_mat1.0, whole genome shotgun sequence:
- the LOC142866658 gene encoding uncharacterized protein LOC142866658, with product MKTNTEMVCLRNFKRCRPPD from the coding sequence ATGAAGACAAACACAGAGATGGTGTGTCTAAGAAATTTCAAAAGGTGTAGACCTCCTGACTGA